From the genome of Schistosoma mansoni, WGS project CABG00000000 data, chromosome 1 unplaced supercontig 0076, strain Puerto Rico, whole genome shotgun sequence, one region includes:
- a CDS encoding Mitochondrial 28S ribosomal protein S10 (S10mt) (MRP-S10), putative yields MLLLRRLYFPVRCHTGSLQYLQKALASSVGVFNSGDYMREGSEIHEPDVLYKKLVITVKGHEPMVLKSYETFVKQVCDNLSIALKSETRNRPTFFRLSMNKSPFIYKKQQRQYEFRTHYQYFTVDHITGCTADVFLEYIQRNLPEGVAMEVSKHRLERLPEHL; encoded by the exons ATGTTGTTACTCAGGAGATTAT ATTTTCCTGTTCGGTGTCATACTGGCTCACTTCAGTACCTCCAAAAAGCCTTGGCATCATCTGTAGGTGTATTTAATTCAGGCGATTACATGCGTGAA GGGTCAGAAATTCATGAACCGGATGTGTTGTACAAGAAATTAGTTATTACCGTTAAGGGTCATGAGCCAATGGTGTTGAAAAGTTATGAAACTTTTGTCAAACAAGTTTGTGACAATCTATCCATAGCTCTTAAAAG TGAGACTCGTAACCGACCGACTTTTTTTCGCTTGTCCATGAACAAATCACCGTTTATTTATAAGAAACAGCAACGCCAATACGAGTTTCGTACACACTACCAATACTTCACG GTTGATCACATAACAGGATGTACTGCTGATGTATTTCTGGAATATATCCAAAGAAATCTACCCGAGGGTGTAGCTATGGAAGTTTCAAAG CATCGTTTGGAACGCCTTCCGGAGCATTTATAA